Proteins found in one Enterococcus sp. 9D6_DIV0238 genomic segment:
- the spxA gene encoding transcriptional regulator SpxA, translating to MLTLYTSPSCTSCRKARAWLQEHEIPFKERNIFSEPLNISELKAILRMTEDGTEEIISTRSKVFQKLNMDLDELPLQDLLELVKENPGLLRRPIMIDEKRLQVGFNEDEIRRFLPRGVRQLELRQAQLMAGL from the coding sequence ATGTTGACACTTTATACTTCCCCAAGTTGTACGTCTTGCCGTAAGGCTCGTGCGTGGTTGCAAGAACACGAGATTCCATTCAAAGAAAGAAATATTTTTTCAGAACCATTGAATATTTCTGAATTGAAAGCAATCTTGCGAATGACAGAAGACGGAACTGAAGAAATTATTTCTACCCGTTCTAAGGTCTTCCAAAAACTTAATATGGATTTGGATGAGCTGCCATTGCAAGATTTACTAGAATTAGTAAAAGAGAATCCAGGATTGTTGCGTCGGCCAATAATGATTGATGAAAAAAGATTACAGGTTGGTTTTAATGAGGATGAAATTCGACGTTTCTTGCCAAGAGGAGTTCGGCAGTTAGAATTACGTCAAGCGCAACTAATGGCAGGTTTATAA
- the trpS gene encoding tryptophan--tRNA ligase, with amino-acid sequence METIFSGIQPSGIPTIGNYIGAMKQFVDLQNHYDCYFCIVDEHAITVPQDPIKLRQQIRGLAALYLAVGLDPEKATIFIQSEVSAHAEAAWIIQCNTTIGELERMTQFKDKSQKNGRTGVSAGLLTYPPLMVGDIILYNANLVPVGDDQKQHLELTRDFVERFNKRYGQANQELLVMPEVKIAEQGGRVMSLQDPTSKMSKSDTNAKGFISMLDEPNVIRKKIKSAVTDSTGIIEYDPENKPGISNLLSIFSAVTGRPVAEIVTQYEGKGYGDFKSDLAEAVVELLEPIQTRYNELLASDELDEILDKGAEQARLVANKTLQRMKNAIGLGRKPRR; translated from the coding sequence ATGGAAACAATTTTTTCTGGCATACAGCCAAGCGGAATACCAACGATCGGTAATTATATCGGTGCAATGAAACAGTTTGTTGATTTGCAGAATCATTATGATTGCTACTTTTGTATCGTTGATGAGCATGCGATCACAGTCCCTCAAGATCCTATTAAATTGCGACAGCAAATCCGCGGCCTAGCAGCTTTATATTTAGCAGTTGGGTTAGATCCTGAGAAAGCAACGATCTTTATTCAATCTGAAGTATCAGCACACGCAGAAGCTGCCTGGATCATCCAGTGTAATACAACGATCGGCGAGCTTGAACGTATGACTCAATTCAAAGATAAATCACAAAAAAATGGACGAACTGGTGTGAGTGCCGGTCTTTTGACATATCCGCCGTTGATGGTTGGAGATATCATTTTATATAACGCTAATCTAGTTCCTGTCGGAGACGACCAAAAGCAGCATTTAGAATTGACTAGAGACTTTGTTGAACGCTTTAACAAACGCTATGGTCAGGCAAACCAAGAACTATTAGTGATGCCTGAGGTCAAAATTGCGGAACAAGGCGGACGCGTGATGAGTTTACAAGATCCAACAAGTAAGATGAGCAAATCTGATACGAATGCTAAAGGATTCATTTCTATGCTGGATGAACCTAATGTGATCCGTAAAAAAATCAAATCAGCTGTGACTGACTCTACTGGAATCATCGAATATGACCCAGAAAATAAACCTGGTATATCTAATCTATTAAGTATTTTCTCAGCGGTGACAGGTCGTCCTGTTGCAGAAATAGTAACTCAATATGAAGGCAAAGGCTATGGTGATTTTAAGTCTGATTTAGCAGAAGCTGTTGTTGAGCTACTTGAGCCGATCCAAACTCGCTACAATGAACTATTAGCTTCAGATGAACTAGATGAGATCCTTGATAAAGGCGCTGAACAGGCACGTCTAGTTGCGAATAAGACATTACAACGAATGAAAAATGCGATTGGCTTAGGTAGAAAACCGCGCAGATAA
- a CDS encoding ABC transporter ATP-binding protein produces the protein MLKRFFSYYRPYKHLFILDFSCAVIAGLLELSFPVVVNQVIDKIMPKGDFRLIGLACVGLLFFYILNTVLQYIVVFFGHKLGVNIETDMRRELYEHLQTQPFEYYDNQKTGKLMSRLTTDLFEISEVAHHGPEDVFITVMTLLGSFYLMLRIHVQLALATFVLLPFITIALVFFNKRMTKVNTKIYDNLGEFNAGVEASVSGIRVTQSFANEPFERQRFEGLNQAYRQSKIMFYKLMGVSSAYNYFLIRLINLFTLIFGAYYTINGEITNGDFVGFILLANVFVRPIEKVNNMIESYPKGIAGFKRFTEEIDKKPAIKDKPNAVAVEHLTGDIIYDDVSFSYADSTKVLNHIDLHIVPGETVAFVGQSGSGKTTLCNLLPRFYEVSEGNITIDGINIQDMTLASLRSQIGIVQQDVFLFPGTIRENIAYGKLDATEEEIQTAVKLAHLEKVIDQMSEGLDTLIGERGVKLSGGQKQRVAIARMFLKNPPILILDEATSALDTETEQVIQESLNSLAEGRTTMIIAHRLATIKHATRIIVVSDQGILEEGTHEELLSKGGHYRRLHDAQFRD, from the coding sequence ATGTTAAAACGTTTTTTTAGCTATTATCGACCATATAAGCATTTATTTATCTTAGATTTTTCCTGTGCTGTTATTGCAGGTCTATTAGAATTATCATTTCCCGTCGTCGTCAATCAAGTGATCGACAAAATTATGCCTAAAGGTGATTTTCGTTTGATCGGATTGGCTTGTGTAGGCTTACTGTTTTTTTATATTTTAAACACAGTTTTACAATATATTGTTGTATTTTTTGGTCACAAATTAGGGGTCAATATTGAAACGGATATGCGCAGGGAGTTATATGAGCATTTACAGACTCAACCGTTCGAATATTATGACAACCAAAAAACAGGGAAGCTGATGAGCCGCTTAACGACTGATTTATTTGAAATTTCAGAAGTTGCCCATCATGGGCCAGAGGATGTTTTCATTACCGTGATGACATTGCTTGGTTCCTTTTATCTAATGCTTCGTATTCATGTCCAATTGGCGTTAGCAACGTTTGTTCTTTTACCATTCATCACGATTGCACTAGTCTTTTTCAATAAAAGAATGACAAAGGTCAATACTAAGATTTATGATAATCTAGGGGAATTCAACGCAGGCGTAGAAGCTTCAGTCAGTGGAATAAGAGTCACACAATCTTTTGCAAATGAACCTTTTGAGCGTCAACGCTTTGAGGGCTTGAATCAGGCTTATCGCCAATCAAAGATCATGTTTTATAAATTGATGGGTGTCAGCTCTGCATACAATTATTTTCTTATTCGCCTGATCAATCTCTTTACCTTGATTTTTGGCGCGTATTATACGATCAATGGTGAGATCACTAATGGTGATTTTGTTGGATTCATTTTGTTGGCAAATGTTTTTGTGCGTCCGATCGAGAAAGTCAATAACATGATCGAAAGTTATCCTAAAGGGATCGCTGGATTTAAACGTTTTACTGAGGAGATCGACAAGAAGCCAGCAATCAAGGATAAACCGAATGCGGTAGCTGTTGAGCATTTAACAGGAGATATCATTTATGATGATGTATCATTTTCATATGCAGATTCCACAAAAGTACTGAATCATATCGATTTGCATATTGTTCCTGGTGAAACGGTCGCGTTTGTAGGTCAAAGCGGTTCTGGTAAAACAACACTTTGCAATTTACTGCCGCGGTTTTATGAAGTAAGCGAAGGAAATATCACGATCGATGGAATCAACATTCAAGATATGACTTTAGCTTCATTAAGAAGTCAAATCGGGATCGTTCAGCAGGATGTATTTTTATTTCCGGGAACGATACGAGAGAATATTGCTTATGGAAAATTAGATGCAACAGAAGAAGAAATCCAAACGGCTGTCAAATTAGCCCATTTAGAAAAAGTGATTGATCAAATGTCTGAGGGCTTGGATACATTGATCGGTGAAAGAGGAGTTAAGCTTTCAGGTGGGCAAAAACAGCGTGTAGCAATTGCCCGAATGTTTTTAAAAAATCCGCCGATCTTGATTTTGGATGAAGCAACTTCTGCACTTGATACAGAAACAGAACAGGTCATCCAAGAATCACTGAATTCTTTAGCTGAAGGTAGAACAACAATGATCATTGCCCATCGTTTAGCAACGATCAAGCATGCAACACGTATCATCGTCGTCAGTGATCAAGGAATCCTAGAAGAAGGAACACATGAAGAACTGCTATCAAAAGGTGGACATTACCGTCGTTTACATGATGCACAGTTTAGAGATTGA